The Pseudomonas sp. B21-023 genomic interval CCGCAGGCTCCTCAGGTCGGCGTCGTGACCGTACAACCGCAAGCCTTCACCCTGACCTCGGAACTGCCGGGGCGCACCAGCGCCTACCGTGTGGCCGAGGTCCGCCCACAGGTGAACGGCATCATTCTCAAGCGCCTGTTCAAGGAAGGCAGCGACGTCAAGGAAGGGCAACAGCTCTACCAGATCGACCCAGCCGTCTACGAGGCGAACCTGGCCAACGCCCAGGCCAACCTGCAGGCTACCCGCTCGCTGGCCGAGCGTTACAAGCAACTGATCGACGAGCAGGCCGTCTCCAAGCAGGAATACGATGACGCCAATGCCAAACGATTGCAGGCCGAGGCATCGCTCAAGAGCGCCCAGATCGACCTGCGCTACACCAAGGTGCTGGCCCCGATCAGTGGCCGCGTCGGCCGCTCCTCGGTCACCGAAGGCGCCCTGGTGAACAACGGCCAGACCAACGCCATGGCCACCATCCAGCAGCTCGACCCGATCTACGTCGACGTCACCCAGTCCACCGCCGAGCTGCTCAAGCTGCGCCGTGACCTGGAAAGCGGCCAGTTGCAGAAGGCCGGCGACAACGCCGCCCAGGTTCAGCTGGTGCTGGAAGACGGCAGCCTGTTCAAGCAACAGGGCCGCCTGGAGTTCTCCGAAGTCGCGGTCGACGAGACCACCGGTTCCGTCACTCTGCGCGCGATCTTCCCCAACCCCGACCACACCCTGCTGCCCGGCATGTTCGTGCATGCGCGGCTCAAGGCCGGCGTCAACGCCAACGCCATCCTGGCCCCGCAACAGGGCGTGACCCGTGACCTCAAGGGTGCGCCGACCGCGCTGGTGGTCAACCAGGAGAACAAGGTCGAACTGCGCCAGCTCAAGGCCAGCCGCACCCTGGGCAGTGACTGGCTGATCGAGGAAGGCCTGAACCCGGGCGACCGTCTGATCACCGAAGGGCTGCAGTTCGTGCGACCAGGCGTCGAGGTCAAGGTCAGCGAAGCCACCAACGTCAAGAAGCCGGCCAGCGCTGCTCAGGCCAACACGGCCAAAGCTGACGCCAAAGCGGAGTAAACCATGTCGAAGTTCTTTATCGATCGCCCGATCTTCGCCTGGGTGATCGCCCTGGTGATCATGCTGGTCGGCGCCCTGTCGATCCTGAAGCTGCCGATCAACCAGTACCCGAGCATCGCCCCGCCGGCCATCGCCATCTCCGTGACCTACCCGGGCGCCTCGGCGCAGACCGTGCAGGACACCGTGGTGCAGGTGATCGAGCAGCAGCTCAACGGGATCGACAACCTGCGTTATGTGTCGTCGGAAAGTAACTCCGACGGCAGCATGACCATCACCGCCACCTTCGAGCAGGGCACCAACTCGGACACCGCGCAGGTCCAGGTACAGAACAAGCTGAACCTGGCCACCCCGCTGTTGCCGCAGGAAGTGCAGCAGCAAGGTATCCGCGTCACCAAGGCAGTGAAGAACTTCCTGCTGGTGATCGGCCTGGTGTCCGAAGACGGCAGCATGACCAAGGACGACCTGGCCAACTACATCGTCTCCAACATGCAGGACCCGATCTCGCGGACCGCAGGCGTGGGCGACTTCCAGGTGTTCGGTGCGCAGTACGCCATGCGTATCTGGCTGGATCCGGCCAAGCTGAACAAGTTCCAGCTGACCCCGGTCGACGTGCGCACTGCGGTCGCCGCGCAGAACGTGCAGGTATCCTCCGGCCAGCTCGGCGGCCTGCCGGCGCTGCCAGGTACCCAGCTCAACGCCACCATCATCGGCAAGACCCGTCTGCAGACCGCCGAGCAGTTCGAGAAGATCCTGCTCAAGGTCAATGCCGACGGTTCCCAGGTACGCCTGGGCGACGTGGCCCAGGTTGGCCTGGGCGGCGAAAACTACGCCATCAGCGCCCAGTACAACGGCAAGCCGGCCTCGGGCCTGGCGGTCAAGCTGGCCACCGGCGCCAACGCCCTGGATACCGCCAAGGCGCTGCGCACGACCATCAGCGGCCTCGAGCCGTTCTTCCCACCGGGGGTGAAGGCAGTGTTCCCGTATGACACCACCCCGGTGGTCACCGAATCGATCAGCGGGGTAATCCACACCCTGATCGAAGCGGTGGTCCTGGTGTTCCTGGTGATGTACCTGTTCCTGCAGAACTTCCGCGCCACCATCATCACCACCATGACCGTACCGGTGGTATTGCTGGGTACCTTCGGCATCCTCGCCGCCGCCGGCTTCAGCATCAACACCCTGACCATGTTCGCCATGGTCCTGGCCATCGGCCTGCTGGTGGACGATGCCATCGTCGTGGTGGAGAACGTCGAGCGGGTGATGTCCGAGGAAGGACTGCCGCCCAAGGAGGCGACCAAGCGCTCCATGGAGCAGATCCAGGGCGCCCTGGTGGGTATCGCCCTGGTATTGTCGGCGGTACTGCTGCCGATGGCCTTCTTCGGCGGTTCCACCGGTGTGATCTATCGCCAGTTCTCCATCACCATCGTCTCGGCCATGGGCCTGTCGGTGCTGGTCGCGCTGATCTTCACCCCGGCCTTGTGCGCCACCATGCTCAAGCCATTGAAGAAGGGCGAGCACCATGTGGCCAAGCGCGGCTTCTTCGGCTGGTTCAACCGCAATTTCGACCGCAGCGTCGTCGGCTATGAGCGGAGCGTCGGCACCATCCTGCGCAACAAGATCCCGTTCCTGCTGGCCTACGCGCTGATCGTAGTCGGCATGATCTGGCTGTTCGCGCGCATTCCGACCGCATTCCTGCCAGAGGAAGACCAGGGCGTGCTGTTCGCCCAGGTACAGACCCCGGCCGGCTCCAGTGCCGAGCGCACCCAGGTGGTGGTCGACCAGATGCGCGAGTACCTGCTCGACAAGGAAGCCGATACCGTGGCATCCGTGTTCACCGTCAACGGCTTCAATTTCGCCGGCCGCGGCCAGAGCTCGGGCATGGCATTCATCATGCTCAAGCCTTGGGGCGAGCGCTCGAAGGAGAACAGCGTGTTCGCTCTCGCCCAGCGCGCGCAGATGCACTTCTTCAGCTTCCGCGACGCGATGGTGTTCGCCTTCGCCCCGCCGGCGGTACTCGAACTGGGTAACGCCACCGGCTTCGACGTGTTCCTCCAGGACCGCGCCGGGGTCGGCCATGCAAAACTGATGGAAGCACGCAACCAGTTCCTGGCCAAGGCCGCGCAGAGCAAGATCCTCAGCGCCGTGCGTCCGAACGGCCTGAACGACGAGCCGCAGTACCAGCTCACCATCGACGACGAACGCGCCAGCGCCCTGGGCGTGACCATCGCCGACATCAACAACACCTTGTCGATCGCCCTGGGCGGTAGCTACGTCAACGACTTCATCGACCGTGGCCGGGTCAAGAAGGTCTACATCCAGGGTGCGCCAAACGCCCGGATGAGCCCGGAAGACCTGCAGAAGTGGTACGTGCGCAACGGCAAGGGCGAGATGGTGCCGTTCTCCTCGTTCGCCAAGGGCGAATGGAGCTATGGCTCGCCGAAGCTGTCGCGCTACAACGGCGTGGAAGCGGTCGAGATCCTCGGTACCCCGGCGCCGGGCTACAGTACCGGTGAGGCCATGGCCGAAGTCGAACGCATCGCCGGCGAACTGCCAACCGGCATCGGCTTCTCCTGGACCGGCATGTCCTACGAGGAAAAACTCTCCGGCTCGCAAATGCCGGCGCTGTTCGCCCTCTCGGTGCTGTTCGTGTTCCTCTGCCTGGCGGCGCTGTACGAAAGCTGGTCGATCCCGATCGCGGTCGTGCTGGTGGTGCCATTGGGTATCATCGGTGCCCTGCTCGCCACCAGCCTGCGCGGCTTGTCCAACGACGTGTACTTCCTGGTCGGCCTGCTGACCACCATCGGCCTGGCGGCGAAGAACGCCATCCTGATCGTCGAGTTCGCCAAAGAGCTGCACGAACAGGGCAAAAGCCTGTACGACGCAGCCATCGAGGCCTGCCGCATGCGTCTGCGCCCGATCATCATGACCTCGCTGGCGTTCATCCTCGGCGTGGTACCGTTGACCATCGCCAGCGGCGCTGGTGCCGGTAGCCAGCACGCCATCGGCACCGGTGTGATCGGCGGCATGATCAGCGCCACCGTGCTGGCCATCTTCTGGGTACCGCTATTCTTCGTCGCAGTGTCGTCGCTGTTCGGCAGCAAAGAGCCGAAAGAACACGCCACCCCTGAAACTCCACGTTATGAGGCTGGGCAATGACCAAGTCTTTGTTGTCCCTGGCGGTAACCGCCTTCATCCTCGGCGGTTGCTCGCTGATCCCCGACTACCAGACGCCCGAGGCGCCGGTGGCCGCGCAGTGGCCGCAAGGCCCTGCGTACTCGCCGACCCAATC includes:
- the ttgA gene encoding toluene efflux RND transporter periplasmic adaptor subunit TtgA, which produces MQFKPAVTALVSAVALATLLSGCKKEEAAPAPQAPQVGVVTVQPQAFTLTSELPGRTSAYRVAEVRPQVNGIILKRLFKEGSDVKEGQQLYQIDPAVYEANLANAQANLQATRSLAERYKQLIDEQAVSKQEYDDANAKRLQAEASLKSAQIDLRYTKVLAPISGRVGRSSVTEGALVNNGQTNAMATIQQLDPIYVDVTQSTAELLKLRRDLESGQLQKAGDNAAQVQLVLEDGSLFKQQGRLEFSEVAVDETTGSVTLRAIFPNPDHTLLPGMFVHARLKAGVNANAILAPQQGVTRDLKGAPTALVVNQENKVELRQLKASRTLGSDWLIEEGLNPGDRLITEGLQFVRPGVEVKVSEATNVKKPASAAQANTAKADAKAE
- the ttgB gene encoding multidrug efflux RND transporter permease subunit TtgB; the protein is MSKFFIDRPIFAWVIALVIMLVGALSILKLPINQYPSIAPPAIAISVTYPGASAQTVQDTVVQVIEQQLNGIDNLRYVSSESNSDGSMTITATFEQGTNSDTAQVQVQNKLNLATPLLPQEVQQQGIRVTKAVKNFLLVIGLVSEDGSMTKDDLANYIVSNMQDPISRTAGVGDFQVFGAQYAMRIWLDPAKLNKFQLTPVDVRTAVAAQNVQVSSGQLGGLPALPGTQLNATIIGKTRLQTAEQFEKILLKVNADGSQVRLGDVAQVGLGGENYAISAQYNGKPASGLAVKLATGANALDTAKALRTTISGLEPFFPPGVKAVFPYDTTPVVTESISGVIHTLIEAVVLVFLVMYLFLQNFRATIITTMTVPVVLLGTFGILAAAGFSINTLTMFAMVLAIGLLVDDAIVVVENVERVMSEEGLPPKEATKRSMEQIQGALVGIALVLSAVLLPMAFFGGSTGVIYRQFSITIVSAMGLSVLVALIFTPALCATMLKPLKKGEHHVAKRGFFGWFNRNFDRSVVGYERSVGTILRNKIPFLLAYALIVVGMIWLFARIPTAFLPEEDQGVLFAQVQTPAGSSAERTQVVVDQMREYLLDKEADTVASVFTVNGFNFAGRGQSSGMAFIMLKPWGERSKENSVFALAQRAQMHFFSFRDAMVFAFAPPAVLELGNATGFDVFLQDRAGVGHAKLMEARNQFLAKAAQSKILSAVRPNGLNDEPQYQLTIDDERASALGVTIADINNTLSIALGGSYVNDFIDRGRVKKVYIQGAPNARMSPEDLQKWYVRNGKGEMVPFSSFAKGEWSYGSPKLSRYNGVEAVEILGTPAPGYSTGEAMAEVERIAGELPTGIGFSWTGMSYEEKLSGSQMPALFALSVLFVFLCLAALYESWSIPIAVVLVVPLGIIGALLATSLRGLSNDVYFLVGLLTTIGLAAKNAILIVEFAKELHEQGKSLYDAAIEACRMRLRPIIMTSLAFILGVVPLTIASGAGAGSQHAIGTGVIGGMISATVLAIFWVPLFFVAVSSLFGSKEPKEHATPETPRYEAGQ